The genomic interval tatcttgttttttctaattttcgTGTATCTGTTTAGAACGTACTTTCACTGCTCCGCATAAGTGGATGAGAGGCAAAGGAAGAGTTACTATTCAATTCGGATGTTGTTACAACTACGCAACTGTAAGTGAAgtgactctgttttttttttcttacaaatatgATCAAACTCAAGTGACTTgtaataatagttttttttttccttttgacaGGACAAAGCGGGGAACCCACCAGGGATCCTTCAACACGGAGCTGTTGATCCAATACCATCTCTTTTTAAAGTAATTATCAGAAGGTTGGTAGCGTGGCATGTGCTTCCTTCAACGTGTATACCTGATAGTTGTATCGTCAATATATATGACGAAGGTGATTGCATACCTCCTCATATTGATAACCACGACTTTCTGCGACCTTTCTGCACGGTCTCGTTCCTCAGTGAGTGTGATATACTCTTTGGATCAAACCTTAAAATCGAAGGACCTGGTGAATTCTCTGGTTCTTACTCGTTGCCGCTTCCTGTTGGGTAAGGATTTATAACATAGGTTTGAAACATCTCTTTGATAATTCGATGgcttacaacttttttttgtttttcgctCTCAGATCAGTTCTAGTGCTAAAGGGGAATGGTGCCGATGTAGCTAAGCATTGTGTACCTGCAGTTCCCAAGAAGAGGTAACCTATTTGGTCCTATATTAACTGTTTGGTAACGTTTGCATATATGTTCAAGTGGTGCACTTACTCATTCTGTTTTTGTGTGTTGCCTCGGTTGTGCTTTTAGGATATCGATCACGTTTAGGAAAATGGACGAGTCGAAAAGACCAGTCGGGTTCACCCCGGAACCTGATTTGGAAGGGATCAAGCCGTTGCCATATGAACCGACCACCAAGCTGAGTACTCCTCCTGCGGTTGCAGCCATTAGCTCTTCAAGATGGAGAAACGACCAAAATGGTACTAACTACAACAGTGGAGGAGGCGGACAGAGAGAAGGACGCAAGCATCATGAGTCGAGAAGAGGTTATCATCATTCCGAGTGTCGAGATTGGTCGTCATCATCAAAccgaagaagaggaagctcacgacACTCTCCTAACACAGCTTATAGACCCAAGGTGCATAGTAATAATACTAACTCTGACAATGTTTGAGTAAGAATTTACTTTCTGTTTGTTATATTTCTATGTTTGTAATACGAACTTAAT from Raphanus sativus cultivar WK10039 unplaced genomic scaffold, ASM80110v3 Scaffold3160, whole genome shotgun sequence carries:
- the LOC108841774 gene encoding RNA demethylase ALKBH9B, with translation MEPVEDDPFLRKYQPSDLKIASEFLTTWLPFLSRDLCSDCVHVLSHRIRSLHPEYSSTKTETVAGDDKPVSDLVVEDMDSEAAGDDHINAFETATPKMSWADMTQEDGLSDEEEEEVSKDSRKTPAKRKLSRNEREQYRFVNVKRMKVFSCFEKVKGRRVDILEGLELHTGVFSAAEQKRIVDYVCELQEKGRKGELQERTFTAPHKWMRGKGRVTIQFGCCYNYATDKAGNPPGILQHGAVDPIPSLFKVIIRRLVAWHVLPSTCIPDSCIVNIYDEGDCIPPHIDNHDFLRPFCTVSFLSECDILFGSNLKIEGPGEFSGSYSLPLPVGSVLVLKGNGADVAKHCVPAVPKKRISITFRKMDESKRPVGFTPEPDLEGIKPLPYEPTTKLSTPPAVAAISSSRWRNDQNGTNYNSGGGGQREGRKHHESRRGYHHSECRDWSSSSNRRRGSSRHSPNTAYRPKVHSNNTNSDNV